taaaataaaataaaaacttggggaaaattatattattattataattattacattttaaaattatgtcacagaattattataatttttaaacaCTCTTCctgggtcatttttttttttttttttaactttcttccttttttgtttttcattttttttggggtcattttatctttcattttcattttcactttcttcccatgtttttttgAAGAAATAAATTcagtttgctcaggtttcaaaggctTAATCTGGAACTGCAGGGCAATGAAGGGTGTCCATGTTACAGAGAATTTGTTTATAGATCCTTTGAGAGTGTGTCtgattctattttttttatgtttcatgcAATTTAAAACAGCTTCAATCCAAAGAGCATGGGAGGTGGCACAGGGGATTTCCATGTGAGCAAAATAAAGCAGCAGAGTGACAAAGGCAGTTACATACTTTTTGTTTTAGTCAGTTGCAGTGTAGGTGGATACTCTCCACTACTTTTAACTGGATAGGCATTTTAGTTTAACTTGCATGCTTACAGGTTTACAAAGATTATATTTTTGCATGATACTGGACAGTGTTGTGCAGGTGGAGGTGCAGGTGTCCCATGCAGGGCAGGCAGACACTGCACCGTCACAAGGAGGATCTCTCTGAGCGGGCTCCTCCCTCCTCCCGCACCTCGTCACCGGGACTCGTACCTGCCCTGTCTGCTCCTCCTGCGGTACAAAAGCTCTACGCATGCGAAGTGACTCTTCCTCTTTAGTCTAGCATTACGGAAGACACAGGTAAGTCCAACGCAGGGGCGaagttacattttatttcagtcaCAAAGGAGCTAACGCTGTTGTGTTGCCGTGTAGCGAGGCCTTACCCAGTGTGCAGTACTGGGAGGCGTTTGTGGTCCCGGTTAGTTAATCATTAACTTCCCAAGCTGTGAGCGACTGAAAGAAGTTAGCACAAtactttagctaacattagcaacagCAGCGCCAGcctgtgtgaatgggtgttgGTCGTGTTAGCCAGTTTAGCTAACCATGACAAGACAACACACGAGGTGGGAACCTGAAGCTAACTTAGCTTTAAGCTACCGTGTAAGATGCTCATCTGGCCCAGCTGCCACGTAACAAAGCTAACTAGTTAATGGTGTTTGCTAGCTTACTAACTCAACTGCCCGGTGACTGTGGCGCTAACTTTAGCCGTTTTAAAGATTACTTCGTGGACGCAGTTGACTAATAAGTTGGCTACGTGTTAACCTAACTCCTGTGATAGTGAGTGGAGGATGATTTGAGGCGGCAGCGACACGGCTCACAAGTTAATTTGACACATTAGCaattaacgttagctgttagctttgCGGGTAACTTAGGTGGCTCGCGACATATGGGTGCCTCTCCTTGGATATTTGTTTGTACCTAAGTGGGGAAAGTAAggttaaaattaaaacaaacctGAAAGTGGGCCAGCTTTTGTTTGGAGAGATGCATTTTAATGTCGAGCAGCGTGTAGCAAAGTACTTTTGGCTGCCATATCCCTTTTTATATATTATTgaattttgaggtacttataCTACAATTTACTTCACAAGAGCTGCTGAGGAGTCAAAGCTAATCCTGGTTGTAGTCATAGTCCTGTGTTTACAACTCAGTGCTATAAATCAATGCTCACCAGGTCCCCCACGACAAAAACCAAATTAttcctttttatatttgtacAACTGGTTCATAATGCAACACTCACCTGTGTAAGTAATGCTGCTGTCAGTCTCATTTGGtgttcttgtttctttttcccGGGGTGGTGTTAAACAGCCCATCATGGCAGATGATGAACCACAGTTCGACCAAGCCGACTCTGGGGCCTCCACAACATACCCAGTGCAGTGCTCCGCATTGAGGAAGAATGGCCATGTCATGATAAAAAAACGTCCCTGCAAGATTGTCGAAATGTCTACCTCCAAGACTGGCAAGCATGGACACGCTAAGGTAAAACCTCCTTGTGCATCCTTTGGAATTCAGAGCTCAAGGCACTCTTGTGATTTTTGCTTGATGTTTCACAGTTTTACAAGTAACacacacccccccacccccccaccccatgCTTACATGGCCCGAGGCCAGGTCTAATCAATTACGGTGTCCGTCTTCCCCAGGTTCACCTTGTTGGAATTGATCTCTTTACTGGGAAGAAGTTGGAAGATATCTGCCCATCTACCCATAACATGGATGTCCCTAATGTTTTAAGGAAAGACTACCAGGTGAGATGACCGTGTTGGATCTGTTCATGTAACTTATGCAGTGTGTACTGGATGTTGTCAGTTTGGAAGCCAAGAATTGTTTCCCTGGGTATTGGGTGAGCATCACTACACCCATCTCCAGTCATGTTTTAAATAGTGTACATGACCTAATCCTAATGAAAAAGTTTGGAAGAAAATAAAAGCGTTTTTGATTGCTCATCGGGTGTGTTGCATGCATCAGAGCTGAGCTGTCTCTTTGGTAGTTGTAAAAGGATATACAGGTTTGGAACTGGTTGAGCAGGTTTTGGCTTGGCTAACGAGCAGTCACTTCTGCCCTGGTTGGAGGCCTCTCTCTTGGGATAGCAGTTTTCTAACGACACAAAAACAGTGCTGGGTGTCAAGGGAacaggttttgtttcatcatgGGGGTGGGGGGAGTTCTGGAGGTTCTCCCCCatcaaattttgagcatcaaacacttaatttcctgctttCTGGTGAACTTTCATGCACCTATTCTTTCTGTAAAgagaaacaataaaatgaagGTGCCAAGTGACAAttcagaatataaaaatataatggaTAACGTAGGTATGATTAGACTCCCCACTCCCTTTGTGTTTGGGGGAAGTAACCTTAAAATTCTCATGGCACCTATTGACATCAGTGATAAAGTAATTAATTTCAATTCATTAACAGATTTTTGCTGATGCACATTAAAGACATGTACGACATATCTGTGTTCAAAGAGAAGTCGAGAATGAAGTCAGTATATTTGAggaaacatgaaatattaaGTAAAGCACAGTATTTCATGAGAGAAAAAATCTACCTGCCGTATAGTCTGCTGTGCATTAATTTATTGCTCTGCTGACGTGGTAGCGGCAGATGACTGCATGTTTGGTGCAGGGTGTTTGGTATATGATTAGGCATAAATATCCCCACAGTGTGGCTTATTGTCCACATAAATGTTACAACTTCAGCACATCCTCTAAATTGCAACCCACCACTGCTTCCCTCAGCTCTTCAGTGCGAGGCATCCTGGAGTAGTGAGACAGTCCCAATCAGAGCGAAGGTGTCTGTTAGTGGGAGGGACGCAGAGACAGTGACGCAGAGCTACCGGTCAGAGGAAAGAATCCATACTGCAGTATACCTGAGCGCTGTCGGGGTGCACGGCCACAAATGTCTCAAATACAGAAAGTAAGAGGAAATTAAAAAGCGGGCAGAGTCAGAAGCACATGGCCACGGCACGCACTTCTTGTGGGTCATAAGTGCTGATTAAGAGGGATTATTTCTGCGTGATTCATATGTTATAGATATTAAGGGTACATGCGCAATGTTTGTAAAATTCATTCTTTGCCTTATAACATGTTTAGGTCATAGGTATCAACGATGGCTTCTTGTCCCTGATGGATGACTCTGGAGCAACCAGAGAAGACCTCAAAGTGCCAGAAACCGATTTGGGCAAAGAGATAACATCTAAGTTTGATGGAGAAGAGAATTTTATGGTGAGTTTCTGAAACCTACAATCTACATACTGATGGTGTCTGGAgccacagaaacagtttgtcatTTTATATGTTGCATTTCCATCTAGTCATACAGTGAATATCTTGAAATCTGTCACGTtcactgatatttactgaaacTTTGACAGTGTTCCAGAATTGCTTCATGCAGCTTTGTACGTGTGATCATTAAGTTCTTCATTTGCAGTTCTATGCTTGTGGTAAAGTGTGGTTGCAGCAATATACCAGTTTTAAGGTACACTGCGATATGAAAATTGATGATTATCATACGTGTCCATTTGCGTTTCTACAATATTGAGAAAAAATCTTAGCTTAGTCACTTTCAAAAGGAAACTTTCTACACatactttaattaaaaaatggtttaaaGTTTTCAGTCAAAACTCAAAGATAAGAAAGCTGTCAATTACCTGCTCAGTCAATGTATTGGTAttacagtccctccaggattgtAGCAACCTTAAAATACCTGATTTTTGTGGCAGCTTTTCGGAAAAATTGCTATGAAAGTTGCGGTGTTAAGCATGTCTGTTGTGACGAAATTGTGGGAGACAGTTAACATTgcaaaagctgtttttttttttttgtttttttttgttttgttttttgcattgtTTTTATCGTACGTCAATCACTACCacgttattttaatattttgcatcacatgCAAAAGTTGTCTACAGCGGTACCACTGCGCT
This Epinephelus lanceolatus isolate andai-2023 chromosome 15, ASM4190304v1, whole genome shotgun sequence DNA region includes the following protein-coding sequences:
- the eif5a2 gene encoding eukaryotic translation initiation factor 5A-2 isoform X1; its protein translation is MTRQHTRWEPEANLALSYRPIMADDEPQFDQADSGASTTYPVQCSALRKNGHVMIKKRPCKIVEMSTSKTGKHGHAKVHLVGIDLFTGKKLEDICPSTHNMDVPNVLRKDYQVIGINDGFLSLMDDSGATREDLKVPETDLGKEITSKFDGEENFMVTVLKACDEEAVVGIKAMA
- the eif5a2 gene encoding eukaryotic translation initiation factor 5A-2 isoform X2 — translated: MADDEPQFDQADSGASTTYPVQCSALRKNGHVMIKKRPCKIVEMSTSKTGKHGHAKVHLVGIDLFTGKKLEDICPSTHNMDVPNVLRKDYQVIGINDGFLSLMDDSGATREDLKVPETDLGKEITSKFDGEENFMVTVLKACDEEAVVGIKAMA